Proteins found in one Triticum aestivum cultivar Chinese Spring chromosome 4D, IWGSC CS RefSeq v2.1, whole genome shotgun sequence genomic segment:
- the LOC123095831 gene encoding uncharacterized protein isoform X1, which yields MQRRRAQTWAGVGKTAQAAAAHAALFCFTLLLALRVDGRTDSSWWIIFIPLWLFHGVAARGRFSMPAPSLPHGRHWAPCHSVVAAPLLIAFELLLCIYLESLRVKNHPAVDMKIVFLPLLTFEVIILVDNFRMCKALMPGDEESMSDEAIWETLPHFWVAISMVFLIAATTFTLLKLSGDVGALGWWDLFINYGIAECFAFLVCTRWFNPMIHRPPTHGEASSSSSAIRYRDWESGLVLPSLEDHEQERICGLPDIGGHLMKIPLVVFQVLLCMRLEGTPPSARYIPIFALFSPLFILQGAGVLFSIGRLVEKLVLLLRNGPVSPNYLTVSSKVRDCFAFLHHGSRLLGWWSIDEGSKEEQARLFYTESNGYNTFSGYPPEVVKKMPKKDLAEEVCLLLFCDSIIIYHIRVLFTTCDYQQKQQLSYLFTFRFGDSRQRWESNLKSPSLPSRNMKGFKMRRYFVGFATREKYAWSYFPAGTERYASHVLRSAKDVQSAVTPSRSAWLYMMFKPR from the exons ATGCAGCGGCGGCGGGCGCAGACGTGGGCGGGGGTGGGGAagacggcgcaggcggcggcggcgcacgcagCGCTCTTCTGCTTCACGCTCCTCCTCGCCCTCAGGGTCGACGGCCGCACCGACTCCTCCTGGTG GATTATATTCATCCCGCTGTGGCTATTTCATGGAGTGGCCGCCCGTGGAAGGTTTTCAATGCCAGCCCCTTCATTGCCTCATGGGCGTCAT TGGGCTCCTTGTCATTCTGTTGTTGCAGCACCATTGCTAATCGCCTTCGAGCTGCTACTTTGCATATATCTTGAAAGCTTAAGAG TTAAGAATCATCCAGCTGTTGATATGAAGATCGTGTTCCTTCCTCTGCTGACTTTTGAAGTGATTATTCTTGTTGACAATTTTAG AATGTGTAAAGCTTTAATGCCAGGGGATGAAGAAAGCATGAGCGACGAAGCTATTTGGGAGACACTTCCT CATTTCTGGGTCGCAATCTCTATGGTGTTTCTTATAGCTGCGACAACCTTCACACTTCTCAAGTTATCTG GTGATGTTGGTGCTTTGGGATGGTGGGATTTATTTATAAATTATGG GATTGCAGAGTGTTTTGCTTTTCTTGTTTGTACAAGATGGTTTAATCCCATGATTCATAGGCCTCCTACTCATGGGGAGGCTAGCTCATCATCATCAGCTATTAGATATCGTGATTGGGAGAGTGGTCTTGTCCTCCCATCACTTGAAGACCATGAGCAAGAGAGGATTTGTGGCCTTCCAGACATAGGAGGTCATCTCATGAAAATACCGCTGGTGGTTTTCCAAGTTTTGCTTTGTATGCGATTGGAG GGTACACCACCTAGCGCTCGCTACATTCCAATATTTGCTCTTTTCTCCCCACTATTTATTCTACAAGGAGCTGGTGTCCTTTTCTCGATAGGAAGATTGGTGGAGAAACTTGTTCTGCTATTGCGTAATGGACCAGTTAGTCCGAATTACCTTACAGTATCATCAAAAGTCCGTGATTGTTTCGCTTTTCTTCATCACGGGTCAAG GCTTCTTGGTTGGTGGTCTATTGATGAAGGGAGCAAGGAAGAGCAAGCTCGGCTGTTTTATACTGAATCTAACGG GTACAATACATTCTCTGGTTACCCACCTGAGGTAGTAAAGAAAATGCCCAAGAAGGATTTAGCAGAAGAGGTATGCCTTTTACTGTTTTGTGATTCTATAATCATTTACCACATTAGAGTTTTATTCACTACCTGTGATTATCAACAAAAGCAACAACTTTCCTACTTGTTCACTTTCAGGTTTGGAGACTCCAGGCAGCGTTGGGAGAGCAATCTGAAATCACCAAGTCTACCCAGCAGGAATATGAAAGGCTTCAAAAT GAGAAGGTACTTTGTAGGATTTGCTACGAGGGAGAAATATGCATGGTCATACTTCCCTGCCGGCACAGAACGTTATGCAA GTCATGTGCTGAGAAGTGCAAAAGATGTCCAATCTGCCGTAACCCCATCGAGGAGCGCATGGCTGTATATGATGTTTAAACCTCGCTAA
- the LOC123095831 gene encoding uncharacterized protein isoform X2 codes for MQRRRAQTWAGVGKTAQAAAAHAALFCFTLLLALRVDGRTDSSWWIIFIPLWLFHGVAARGRFSMPAPSLPHGRHWAPCHSVVAAPLLIAFELLLCIYLESLRVKNHPAVDMKIVFLPLLTFEVIILVDNFRMCKALMPGDEESMSDEAIWETLPHFWVAISMVFLIAATTFTLLKLSGDVGALGWWDLFINYGIAECFAFLVCTRWFNPMIHRPPTHGEASSSSSAIRYRDWESGLVLPSLEDHEQERICGLPDIGGHLMKIPLVVFQVLLCMRLEGTPPSARYIPIFALFSPLFILQGAGVLFSIGRLVEKLVLLLRNGPVSPNYLTVSSKVRDCFAFLHHGSRLLGWWSIDEGSKEEQARLFYTESNGYNTFSGYPPEVVKKMPKKDLAEEVWRLQAALGEQSEITKSTQQEYERLQNEKVLCRICYEGEICMVILPCRHRTLCKSCAEKCKRCPICRNPIEERMAVYDV; via the exons ATGCAGCGGCGGCGGGCGCAGACGTGGGCGGGGGTGGGGAagacggcgcaggcggcggcggcgcacgcagCGCTCTTCTGCTTCACGCTCCTCCTCGCCCTCAGGGTCGACGGCCGCACCGACTCCTCCTGGTG GATTATATTCATCCCGCTGTGGCTATTTCATGGAGTGGCCGCCCGTGGAAGGTTTTCAATGCCAGCCCCTTCATTGCCTCATGGGCGTCAT TGGGCTCCTTGTCATTCTGTTGTTGCAGCACCATTGCTAATCGCCTTCGAGCTGCTACTTTGCATATATCTTGAAAGCTTAAGAG TTAAGAATCATCCAGCTGTTGATATGAAGATCGTGTTCCTTCCTCTGCTGACTTTTGAAGTGATTATTCTTGTTGACAATTTTAG AATGTGTAAAGCTTTAATGCCAGGGGATGAAGAAAGCATGAGCGACGAAGCTATTTGGGAGACACTTCCT CATTTCTGGGTCGCAATCTCTATGGTGTTTCTTATAGCTGCGACAACCTTCACACTTCTCAAGTTATCTG GTGATGTTGGTGCTTTGGGATGGTGGGATTTATTTATAAATTATGG GATTGCAGAGTGTTTTGCTTTTCTTGTTTGTACAAGATGGTTTAATCCCATGATTCATAGGCCTCCTACTCATGGGGAGGCTAGCTCATCATCATCAGCTATTAGATATCGTGATTGGGAGAGTGGTCTTGTCCTCCCATCACTTGAAGACCATGAGCAAGAGAGGATTTGTGGCCTTCCAGACATAGGAGGTCATCTCATGAAAATACCGCTGGTGGTTTTCCAAGTTTTGCTTTGTATGCGATTGGAG GGTACACCACCTAGCGCTCGCTACATTCCAATATTTGCTCTTTTCTCCCCACTATTTATTCTACAAGGAGCTGGTGTCCTTTTCTCGATAGGAAGATTGGTGGAGAAACTTGTTCTGCTATTGCGTAATGGACCAGTTAGTCCGAATTACCTTACAGTATCATCAAAAGTCCGTGATTGTTTCGCTTTTCTTCATCACGGGTCAAG GCTTCTTGGTTGGTGGTCTATTGATGAAGGGAGCAAGGAAGAGCAAGCTCGGCTGTTTTATACTGAATCTAACGG GTACAATACATTCTCTGGTTACCCACCTGAGGTAGTAAAGAAAATGCCCAAGAAGGATTTAGCAGAAGAG GTTTGGAGACTCCAGGCAGCGTTGGGAGAGCAATCTGAAATCACCAAGTCTACCCAGCAGGAATATGAAAGGCTTCAAAAT GAGAAGGTACTTTGTAGGATTTGCTACGAGGGAGAAATATGCATGGTCATACTTCCCTGCCGGCACAGAACGTTATGCAA GTCATGTGCTGAGAAGTGCAAAAGATGTCCAATCTGCCGTAACCCCATCGAGGAGCGCATGGCTGTATATGATGTTTAA